One part of the Amphiura filiformis chromosome 5, Afil_fr2py, whole genome shotgun sequence genome encodes these proteins:
- the LOC140152811 gene encoding egl nine homolog 1-like: MIHSIEAKTCALQYCNITDNLRVCARCRVSYYCGKDHQRRDWKSHRQVCTTAPISNQAHSISDIGSALETLDTYHAESTIPSENHQNLQSEAMNHSEESVTMTHPNVLQLPLQKPGPFATKRSPDQGDSSYVDLTNLDLNQASGTSSENPTLVELELEQDANSDQFIRSQSFPLTPLSDDEESPEEVKNIGSGTGRGLWQIGSSEHTMPSGPSRYPPGRVGITKQPKEWHEKLTHYLVDCMRKFGICVIDRVLGEDRAECILQEVLTLHQEGRFSDGQLVKNSANTTQKGTIRGDKIMWTDGVQPHCKNIRYLISQMDTIIQMTNGKLENVTISSRTKAMVACYPGNGTAYVKHVDNPNRDGRCITCIYYLNKGWNSKRDGGLLRIYPKGQDNVANVEPLFDRILFFWSDRRNPHEVFPAYKTRYAITVWYFNPTERAEAKRSRVNKLTSTGTSPALPTSY, from the exons ATGATACACTCTATCGAAGCAAAAACCTGTGCCCTACAGTACTGTAATATAACTGATAATCTTCGTGTATGTGCACGCTGCAGGGTCTCATATTATTGTGGAAAAGATCATCAGAGACGAGATTGGAAGTCACATAGACAGGTGTGTACTACAGCCCCTATATCTAATCAAGCACATTCCATCAGTGATATTGGATCGGCACTAGAAACGCTAGATACATACCATGCAGAAAGTACTATTCCTAGTGAAAATCACCAGAATCTACAAAGTGAAGCTATGAATCATAGCGAAGAATCTGTAACAATGACCCACCCAAACGTACTGCAGCTGCCATTGCAAAAGCCTGGGCCTTTCGCGACCAAAAGAAGCCCGGATCAAGGAGACTCCTCCTATGTTGACTTGACAAATCTTGACTTGAATCAAGCATCTGGGACATCATCGGAAAATCCCACACTTGTTGAACTTGAACTAGAACAAGATGCAAACTCAGATCAATTCATTCGAAGCCAGTCATTTCCGTTGACTCCTCTCTCAGATGATGAAGAATCACCTGAAGAGGTTAAAAACATTGGAAGTGGAACTGGTAGGGGACTATGGCAGATTGGATCAAGCGAACACACTATGCCATCTGGTCCATCAAGGTATCCACCTGGACGAGTTGGCATAACAAAACAACCCAAAGAATGGCATGAGAAGTTGACTCATTATTTAGTGGATTGTATGAGAAAATTTGGTATTTGTGTTATTGATAGAGTACTAGGTGAAGACAGAGCAGAATGTATCCTGCAGGAAGTCCTTACTCTCCATCAGGAAGGCAGATTCAGTGATGGACAACTGGTGAAGAATAGTGCAAACACCACACAGAAAGGAACAATTCGAGGGGACAAAATAATGTGGACTGATGGAGTGCAACCACACTGTAAAAACATTCGATATTTAATTTCACAAATGGACACTATTATTCAGATGACTAATGGAAAATTGGAGAATGTTACTATCTCAAGTAGAACAAAG GCTATGGTAGCATGTTACCCAGGCAATGGCACCGCCTATGTGAAGCATGTTGATAATCCAAATCGAGATGGACGATGTATCACATGTATCTATTACCTCAATAAAGGCTGGAATTCAAAG AGAGATGGTGGTCTGCTACGGATCTACCCCAAAGGCCAGGACAATGTTGCCAATGTAGAGCCACTGTTTGATAGGATCCTGTTCTTCTGGTCTGATAGAAGGAACCCGCATGAAGTGTTTCCTGCCTATAAAACAAG GTATGCTATCACTGTATGGTATTTCAACCCAACCGAAAGGGCAGAGGCGAAGCGATCGCGTGTCAACAAACTAACATCAACAGGTACATCACCAGCACTACCAACGTCATACTAG